In Penicillium psychrofluorescens genome assembly, chromosome: 5, a single window of DNA contains:
- a CDS encoding uncharacterized protein (ID:PFLUO_008382-T1.cds;~source:funannotate) yields the protein MAPVEGQQVEPPAVKMDADLLKKLSSQPPTEPRLKHGIPMQVLRALMLGTWLNCCCIVVFATQLVGAPLYFINKHLYYSYMAYTKECFGLVITALTQLGAPTLFRVSGDASIRGQLHLTKDGLLETRFPDRLVLIANHQVYTDWIYLWWQAYTNRMHGRLFIILKESLKYIPVLGQGMMFYGFIFMARKWLSDKPRLQHRLEKLKTLKTQQTGSDSSKAQYDPMWLMIFPEGTNLSINTKRRSDEYGVKQSFPPLRHAILPRSTGLFFCLQQLRGTVDWVYDCTIAYEGPPKGSYPDKYFTLRSTYGQGRPPTSVNMHWRRFAVSDIPLDDQKEFDEWLRDRWTEKDELLNQYFETGRFPSALAGTIEATDQCSDEQRVAASAGFVESNVRLHHWSELISIFMVLGSLAFLCRILGSMWSKQ from the exons ATGGCTCCAGTAGAGGGCCAACAGGTAGAGCCGCCGGCCGTCAAGATGGACGCCGATCTGCTCAAGAAGCTGTCCAGCCAGCCTCCCACGGAGCCCCGTCTCAAACATGGCATCCCCATGCAGGTGCTCCGCGCGTTGATGCTGGGAACCTGGCTCAACTGCTGCTGCATCGTAGTTTTTGCCACCCAGCTGGTTGGGGCTCCGCTCTATTTCATCAACAAGCACCTCTACTATTCCTACATGGCATACACCAAGGAGTGCTTTGGTCTGGTCATCACCGCACTCACCCAATTGGGCGCCCCGACCCTTTTCCGCGTGAGTGGTGATGCGAGCATCCGAGGCCAGCTCCATCTTACCAAAGATGGTCTGCTGGAGACTCGCTTCCCCGACCGCTTGGTTTTGATCGCCAACCATCAGGTCTACACCGACTGGATTTACTTGTGGTGGCAGGCATACACCAATCGAATGCACGGACgcctcttcatcatcctgAAGGAGTCCCTCAAGTATATTCCCGTGCTGGGGCAAGGTATGATGTTCTACGGCTTTATCTTCATGGCCCGCAAGTGGCTGTCCGACAAGCCGAGGCTGCAGCATCgtctggagaagctgaagacCCTGAAGACCCAACAAACGGGATCGGACTCTAGCAAGGCGCAGTATGACCCCATGTGGCTGATGATTTTCCCCGAGGGAACCAACTTGTCCATCAACACCAAGCGGCGGAGTGATGAGTACGGCGTGAAACAAAGCTTCCCTCCGTTGAGACATGCGATTCTGCCCCGGTCGACgggtctcttcttctgcctgcAACAATTGCGAGGAACGGTCGACTGGGTGTACGATTGTACCATTGCCTACGAAGGACCTCC AAAAGGCAGTTACCCCGACAAGTACTTTACACTCCGCTCCACATATGGGCAAGGTCGCCCACCAACCTCTGTCAATATGCATTGGAGACGCTTCGCAGTCTCGGATATTCCTCTGGATGACCAGAAGGAATTTGATGAGTGGCTGAGAGACCGATGGACGGAAAAAGACGAGCTTCTGAACCAGTATTTCGAGACTGGCCGATTTCCGTCCGCCCTGGCCGGCACCATTGAGGCGACAGACCAGTGCTCGGATGAGCAGCGGGTGGCTGCCTCTGCTGGATTTGTCGAGTCCAATGTTCGTCTGCACCATTGGAGTGAGCTCATTTCCATCTTCATGGTGTTGGGCAGTCTTGCATTCCTGTGCCGCATCTTGGGGTCCATGTGGTCGAAGCAGTAG
- a CDS encoding uncharacterized protein (ID:PFLUO_008383-T1.cds;~source:funannotate), whose translation MAPLQNGHANGLNGDPLPSSMANLRFSDIPDAIDIPASSFDSEVEVSLLDLPDDPTELCTLLENERAAKNFWVIIALAYAKRKQLDHALDILNKGLASVAHGATKEKLGLLGWVCWLLMLKSRQAPRVPPEGELYTEAKTKDYYLQLATSTLNEASRLNPAYPPLFLARGVLCLLRASLHPPRPVRPGTADSSERMEALRQALKCFDESSKAFGGRNIMAILGRARAHYMMGRYQEALEGYQKVLRKVPTLADPDPRIGLGCCLWQLDFKDQAKAAWERALVLNPDSKVANILLAVYYLYDSSRRATTDPMFGSLYKVAMTQYTQKSFKLDKEYPMTCAMFGSYFLLRKSYATVESLARKAIEQTDVMPIASDGWYLLGRKSHYENDGARATEYYNRSDQARGGGDKGYLPAKFGAVQIQVTNKDFDGAKFRLEKIVQQSKNPEAKILLAALHAEEVFAVQRAGSKEDKSTEAKRAISLLEDVRSMWKDEKQKLSPDESVLVYLSRLYESAAPDKSMQCLEQLEEIQLAGIPEEARPEDIEDADELKASLREMLPPQLLNNMGCFLYQHEKIALARGMFQSALNACVRSKEREEGADNDALVTTISYNLGRTYEAAEMQDEAKTVYEGLLERHNDYTDANARLTYITLRQSPTDEGPKKMSKLYETDFSNLEVRALFGWYLSKSKKRVANLAEDHEQRHYKHTLQYYDKHDRYALTGMGNVHLVSARDMRRETDAEKEKRRKIYQRAVEFFDKALQLDPKNAYAAQGVAIALVDDKKDFSAAVQIFSRIRDTIKDAGVYLNLGHVYAELRQYTRSIENYETALAKDRARDVQVLTCLGRVWLLKGKQESNLIAMKTALDYAQRALSVSRDQLHLQFNVAFVQNQIASLAYGLQPTQKTLQDVQEAADGLKEAVETFERISKEKNPPYPGAALEQRANMGRTISKQLERAMQSQKEYEEKNAAKLQQARETREAAIRQREEELRKAQEVELERKQKIAEERQQMVEEAQRLATRRAEEDRVREEAELTADSETGEKVKRTKKKKAAAGKRKKKDRDGFIADDDDDNADKARSVSPDSDGETAPKKRRRLERRSGGKAQSKFKSSERVVDSDEDEEEEAAGTPGEKRDDLFGEDDQPMQDTDDGDAPRRRGKASRRIADDEDEDEEEEAEAQGDKEAVAGNEEDQDADLFGDDTEMQE comes from the exons ATGGCGCCTCTCCAGAACGGCCATGCCAATGGCTTGAACGGCGATCCTCTACCCAGTTCCATGGCCAACCTTCGGTTTTCGGATATCCCCGATGCCATCGACATTCCCGCGTCTAGCTTCGACAGCGAAGTCGAAGTCAGccttctcgatctccccGATGACCCAACCGAGCTGTGCACGCTGCTGGAAAACGAACGAGCGGCCAAGAACTTCTGGGTGATCATCGCGCTCGCGTACGCGAAGCGAAAACAGCTCGATCATGCCCTCGACATCTTGAACAAGGGCCTGGCGTCCGTGGCGCACGGTGCCACGAAAGAAAAATTGGGACTGCTGGGCTGGGTCTGCTGGTTGCTCATGCTGAAGAGTCGCCAGGCTCCGCGTGTGCCGCCAGAAGGTGAACTGTACACCGAAGCGAAGACTAAGGACTACTATCTGCAACTCGCAACATCGACCTTGAACGAGGCCTCGCGCCTGAACCCTGCGTATCCGCCCCTGTTCCTTGCACGTGGCGTCTTGTGTCTCCTCCGCGCATCGCTCCACCCGCCTCGACCTGTTCGGCCCGGCACTGCCGACTCTTCGGAGAGAATGGAAGCCCTGCGCCAGGCTTTGAAATGCTTCGATGAATCGTCCAAGGCCTTTGGTGGCCGGAACATCATGGCGATCCTGGGTCGCGCTCGAGCGCATTACATGATGGGCCGATATCAGGAAGCCCTCGAGGGATACCAAAAGGTGCTGAGGAAGGTGCCTACCCTGGCCGATCCCGACCCGCGCATTGGTCTTGGTTGCTGTTTGTGGCAGCTGGATTTCAAGGATCAAGCGAAGGCGGCTTGGGAAAGAGCTCTGGTTTTG AATCCCGACTCCAAGGTTGCaaacatcctcctcgccgtgTACTATCTCTACGACAGTTCTCGCCGCGCAACCACCGACCCGATGTTCGGCTCATTATACAAAGTGGCCATGACCCAATACACACAAAAGTCGTTCAAGCTGGACAAGGAATACCCGATGACCTGCGCCATGTTCGGCAGCTACTTCCTTCTTCGCAAGTCATACGCAACCGTGGAATCTCTCGCGCGCAAGGCCATTGAACAAACCGATGTCATGCCCATTGCCAGTGACGGCTGGTATCTCCTTGGACGGAAGTCTCACTATGAGAATGACGGAGCGCGCGCTACGGAATATTACAATCGATCTGACCAGGCCCGTGGCGGAGGCGACAAAGGATACCTTCCGGCCAAGTTTGGTGCAGTTCAGATACAGGTCACGAACAAAGATTTCGACGGCGCGAAATTCCGACTCGAAAAGATTGTCCAGCAATCCAAAAACCCGGAGGCGAAGATTCTGCTCGCCGCGCTTCATGCAGAAGAAGTCTTCGCCGTGCAAAGAGCTGGCAGCAAGGAAGACAAGTCGACCGAGGCGAAACGAGCGATCAGTCTGTTGGAAGATGTGCGCTCGATGTGGAAGGATGAGAAGCAAAAGCTCTCCCCTGACGAGTCGGTTTTGGTTTATCTTTCTCGACTTTACGAAAGCGCCGCCCCTGATAAGAGCATGCAGTgtctggaacagctggaggagattCAACTGGCCGGCATTCCCGAGGAGGCTCGACCCGAAGATATCGAGGATGCGGACGAGTTGAAGGCGTCTCTTCGCGAGATGCTCCCCCCGCAGCTTCTGAACAACATGGGCTGCTTCTTGTATCAACATGAGAAGATCGCTTTGGCACGTGGGATGTTCCAGTCTGCGCTCAACGCATGCGTCCGTTcgaaggaaagagaggagggTGCCGACAACGACGCTCTGGTTACGACCATCAGTTACAATCTTGGGCGGACGTACGAAGCAGCCGAGATGCAGGACGAGGCAAAGACGGTCTACGAGGGTCTGCTGGAGCGGCACAATGACTACACGGACGCCAACGCGCGCCTGACGTATATCACCTTGCGCCAGAGCCCCACGGACGAGGgcccgaagaagatgtccaAGCTGTACGAAACCGACTTCTCCAACCTGGAAGTTCGGGCGCTTTTCGGCTGGTATCTCAGCAAATCGAAGAAACGCGTAGCCAACCTTGCCGAGGACCATGAGCAGCGCCATTACAAGCACACTTTACAGTATTACGACAAGCACGACCGGTACGCCCTGACGGGCATGGGTAATGTGCACCTTGTCTCCGCTCGGGACATGCGCCGCGAAACAGACGCGGAAAAGGAGAAGCGTCGCAAAATCTACCAGCGGGCTGTGGAGTTCTTCGACAAGGCCCTGCAGCTGGACCCGAAGAATGCCTATGCCGCCCAGGGTGTCGCCATTGCTCTGGTCGATGACAAAAAAGACTTCAGCGCTGCGGTACAGATCTTTTCACGCATTCGAGACACGATCAAGGACGCCGGTGTCTACCTCAATTTGGGACATGTGTATGCAGAGCTCCGCCAGTACACTCGGTCTATTGAGAACTACGAGACAGCCTTGGCCAAGGATCGTGCCCGCGATGTGCAGGTTCTGACTTGTCTGGGTCGTGTGTGGCTTCTCAAGGGCAAGCAGGAATCAAACTTGATCGCGATGAAGACGGCCCTTGACTACGCCCAGCGCGCTCTGTCCGTCTCGCGGGATCagcttcatcttcaattcAACGTCGCCTTCGTACAGAACCAGATCGCTTCGCTGGCATACGGTCTACAGCCCACGCAGAAGACGCTCCAGGATGTTCAAGAAGCCGCCGACGGCCTGAAGGAAGCTGTCGAGACCTTCGAGCGCATATCCAAGGAAAAGAACCCGCCTTACCCCGGTGCTGCGCTGGAGCAGCGGGCGAACATGGGTCGCACAATCAGcaagcagctcgagcgcGCCATGCAGAGTCAGAAGGAgtacgaggagaagaatgccgcgaagctgcagcaggcgcgGGAGACTCGCGAAGCCGCTATCCGCCAGCGCGAGGAAGAACTTCGCAAGGCGCAGGAAGTCGAGCTCGAGCGCAAGCAGAAGATCGCTGAAGAGCGCCAgcagatggtcgaggaggcGCAGCGTCTGGCGACTCGGCGAGCTGAAGAGGACCGCGtccgcgaagaagccgagtTGACGGCTGACTCGGAGACCGGCGAAAAGGTCAAACgcaccaagaagaagaaggctgctgcaggcaagcgcaagaagaaggaccgcGATGGCTTCAttgctgatgatgatgatgacaacgcCGACAAGGCGCGCAGTGTCTCACCTGACTCTGACGGCGAGACTGCTCCGAAGAAGCGCAGACGCCTGGAACGCCGGTCTGGTGGTAAGGCGCAGAGCAAGTTCAAGAGCAGCGAGCGAGTTGTGGATtcagatgaggatgaagaagaagaagctgcgGGGACCCCTGGCGAGAAAAGGGATGACTTgtttggagaagatgaccagcCGATGCAGGAcaccgacgatggcgatgcTCCGCGTCGTCGTGGCAAAGCATCTCGCCGcatcgccgatgatgaagatgaggatgaagaggaggaagccgaggcGCAGGGTGACAAGGAGGCTGTTGCGGGTAATGAAGAGGACCAGGATGCAGACCTATTCGGGGATGATACAGAGATGCAGGAGTGA
- a CDS encoding uncharacterized protein (ID:PFLUO_008384-T1.cds;~source:funannotate) translates to MHRFRMLQREVDENEEESGEDENDSDEDYGYDPGVITEKESQWNRDLQCLGLDLKSTSLGKTFLSGIGTCGVYGGANIGDDFFSTYSDSFAENPVYPVHPKCLDLFRLLVAHKSGTGATPVSVDGSWIPRSLDLDTGTLFAILDERSNRFNCLEMDYGDPEIDHNEQFWESRQGEELFIADPTLDDELVKGMILSVWHDADNQPLTGNTALFAKTEDSNDLFAKLPFELLLNVISELEASSLLSLLNASPHVHRALDSGSSLWLNCIGKSMPWFFELHEFLDNLTGSNDDGRGNASSNADAFRDKSLRRFFVWANHITTPRVGQMGPFMCVANRRRIWDVCQQLVDPYLAQLQSPDAVIEDASE, encoded by the coding sequence ATGCACCGATTCCGGATGCTCCAGAGGGAGGTTGATGAGAACGAAGAAGAGTCAGGGGAAGACGAGAATGATTCCGATGAAGACTACGGCTACGACCCCGGTGTTATCACGGAGAAAGAATCACAGTGGAATCGCGACCTCCAGTGCCTGGGCCTTGATCTCAAGTCAACCTCTCTGGGTAAAACATTCCTCTCCGGTATTGGCACTTGTGGTGTTTACGGAGGTGCCAACATTGGTGATGATTTCTTTTCCACATACTCTGATTCCTTCGCCGAAAATCCTGTCTACCCAGTCCATCCGAAATGCCTCGACCTATTCCGTTTGTTAGTGGCCCACAAGAGTGGTACTGGAGCAACTCCCGTATCCGTTGATGGAAGCTGGATACCACGATCTCTGGACCTTGATACGGGTACGCTCTTCGCCATCTTAGACGAACGCAGTAATAGATTCAATTGTCTAGAGATGGACTACGGAGACCCGGAGATTGATCACAACGAGCAGTTCTGGGAGTCCAGACAAGGTGAGGAACTCTTCATCGCAGACCCAACCTTGGATGACGAGCTTGTGAAGGGCATGATTCTCAGCGTCTGGCACGATGCCGACAATCAACCTCTCACCGGTAATACCGCGCTATTCGCTAAAACAGAAGATAGCAATGATCTGTTTGCGAAGCTACCTTTTGAGTTGCTGTTGAACGTCATCTCTGAGCTTGAGGCTTCTTCCTTATTAAGCCTATTGAACGCTTCCCCCCACGTTCACCGCGCCTTGGACAGCGGCAGTTCCTTGTGGCTGAACTGTATTGGGAAATCTATGCCATGGTTCTTTGAGCTACACGAATTTCTGGACAATTTAACCGGCTCGAACGACGACGGGCGTGGCAACGCTAGCTCCAATGCCGATGCGTTCCGTGACAAGTCACTACGACGCTTCTTTGTGTGGGCGAATCACATCACAACCCCTCGAGTTGGTCAAATGGGGCCCTTCATGTGCGTGGCAAACCGTCGTCGAATCTGGGATGTGTGTCAACAGCTCGTGGATCCGTATCTAGCTCAACTGCAATCTCCCGACGCCGTTATAGAGGATGCCTCCGAATAA
- a CDS encoding uncharacterized protein (ID:PFLUO_008385-T1.cds;~source:funannotate), translated as MMYYRGAPPMTDDDASSDPPSTRSSNDPPEHAAHVRSRSTAHAQSSPKRLSVFGGRSRSNTTTSTSERRRSPNNSMTSSEGSSGFHPDERTASAMSVRPDYQQHRTSRSFLARSSRILRRQGSKVNIVATLDEEEELGHMEERVESRPRHLRSRRMNHHLTSWKDEQMKSLISDPFDFHHLTHTSPAQFPSLEQTRQNDLITEFSVIRASQRAQTDLKGIRAEDIHFRNFSSDELTAYGTATTVDGVARSPPGSPEIGRTSPYRGGHARRESRVNENFSRPVSRYPRSCPATPPPAVALDLPPATEEVEEEEAESAPRAIDEVLGLASARTCPEFVHNGEPSSYLVDDVTVRTSSSSSHYDLADVPEEEATRLWDSPESSLGYSHSRSVSHASPPVADAHAPRMVAPKQPLSIFVAEELSRKFSQALGSPTLPENQVPPPCHYVNYRRPIPRSVGQFSSEGELYDSWDADIDYCYEHAAESTSDFDWSRISLDESQHPQVGGTEGPWLAAPSGRYLQPSPLSETTLATPDLVPASARSAPSQLAVTPSSTEYEQDLMVRSAADYFHHPVSSSILPSALGKQITHETLYEDYLAADSESDRHFPFQGIIASAENPVSSPRSSFSPISKCNSQESLMLSRAASIVRKHRSSVSTTSVPELVHSLSNSRELMPIERTSAGEIVVCPPSRPDSSSLHRPAKSLAEAHLLLQADSSPSLEGPDTTLPASHDRAKSTFDISRTPGGLPMVPAKNPNRKKTRTTSYSLFPTANAV; from the exons ATGATGTACTACCGGGGCGCGCCCCCAATGACCGACGACGATGCCAGTAGCGATCCTCCGTCCACTCGCTCCTCCAACGACCCTCCAGAACATGCCGCCCACGTGCGCTCCCGGTCGACCGCGCACGCACAAAGCAGCCCCAAACGCCTCTCTGTCTTCGGGGGCCGCTCCAGAagcaacaccaccacctcaACCTCCGAGCGTCGTCGTTCCCCAAACAACTCCATGACTTCCTCCGAGGGCTCCTCTGGCTTCCATCCAGACGAACGCACCGCCTCTGCAATGAGCGTGCGCCCCGactaccagcagcaccggACATCGCGGTCATTCCTGGCCCGCTCTAGtcgcatcctccgccgtcagGGCAGCAAAGTCAACATCGTTGCCacgctggacgaggaggaagagctggggCACATGGAAGAAAGAGTCGAATCGCGTCCCCGTCACCTCCGTTCACGGCGTATGAACCACC ATCTGACAAGCTGGAAAGATGAGCAAATGAAGAGTCTCATTTCAGACCCATTCGACTTCCATCACCTCACCCATACGAGCCCTGCACAGTTTCCGTCCCTGGAGCAGACCCGACAAAACGACCTGATCACCGAGTTCTCGGTCATCCGCGCGTCTCAGCGCGCACAAACAGATCTCAAGGGCATTCGCGCCGAAGACATTCATTTCCGCAACTTTTCTTCAGACGAATTGACCGCGTACGGCACGGCAACTACTGTGGACGGCGTGGCTCGTAGCCCGCCAGGTTCCCCTGAGATCGGGAGAACCAGCCCATATCGGGGGGGCCATGCGCGGAGGGAATCTCGCGTCAATGAGAACTTCTCGCGTCCAGTCTCGAGATATCCCCGATCTTGTCCCGCCACTCCACCACCTGCGGTCGCCCTGGATCTGCCTCCAGCCACtgaggaggtcgaggaggaagaagccgagTCTGCACCCCGCGCTATCGATGAAGTGCTAGGCCTCGCTTCCGCGAGGACGTGCCCGGAGTTCGTTCATAACGGAGAGCCATCATCGTACCTCGTAGACGATGTGACCGTTAggacctcctccagcagcagccactACGACCTGGCCGATGTTCCTGAGGAAGAAGCAACTCGCTTGTGGGACAGCCCCGAGTCCAGTCTCGGATATTCCCATTCTCGCTCGGTCTCCCACGCGAGTCCGCCTGTGGCCGACGCTCACGCACCCAGGATGGTTGCTCCCAAACAGCCACTGTCGATCttcgtggccgaggagctgTCACGCAAATTCTCGCAGGCGCTGGGCTCGCCGACCCTACCCGAAAACCAAGTCCCACCTCCATGTCACTATGTGAATTACCGGAGGCCGATCCCCCGCAGCGTAGGCCAGTTCTCGTCCGAGGGTGAATTGTACGATTCCTGGGATGCGGACATCGACTACTGCTACGAGCATGCGGCCGAGTCCACCTCCGACTTCGATTGGTCGCGTATTTCTCTGGATGAGTCGCAGCACCCGCAGGTTGGAGGGACAGAAGGTCCGTGGCTGGCAGCCCCGTCTGGTCGATACCTGCAACCAAGTCCGCTGAGTGAAACCACTCTTGCGACCCCGGATTTGGTCCCCGCCTCCGCACGCTCTGCGCCTTCTCAACTGGCGGTCACTCCGTCTTCAACCGAGTATGAGCAAGACCTAATGGTGCGGAGTGCGGCGGACTACTTCCACCATCCTGTCAGTTCCTCGATCCTGCCATCGGCGCTGGGCAAGCAGATCACCCACGAGACGCTGTATGAGGATTATCTGGCAGCTGATTCGGAATCCGATCGGCACTTCCCGTTTCAGGGAATAATCGCCTCCGCCGAGAATCCCGTTTCTTCTCCGCGCAGTAGTTTCTCGCCGATCAGCAAGTGCAATTCCCAAGAGAGCCTGATGCTCTCCCGCGCTGCGTCGATCGTGCGCAAGCACCGCTCGTCGGTCTCGACGACCAGTGTCCCCGAACTGGTGCATAGTCTCTCCAACAGCCGCGAGCTGATGCCGATCGAGCGTACGAGTGCCGGCGAGATCGTGGTCTGCCCTCCTAGCCGCCCGGATTCATCCTCCCTTCACCGCCCGGCGAAGAGTCTGGCCGAGGCGCATCTCTTGCTGCAGGCAGACAGCAGCCCATCTCTCGAAGGCCCCGATACCACCCTTCCTGCGAGTCATGATCGGGCCAAATCTACCTTCGATATTTCTAGGACTCCCGGCGGACTTCCGATGGTCCCTGCTAAAAACCCCaatcggaagaagacccgcACCACCTCCTACTCTCTTTTCCCTACCGCCAACGCCGTCTAG